The nucleotide window TAATCTCGGCAACCTGATTCTGACAGCGTTAACGCAAAGCTGCGGAAGCTTTCTGGAAAGCATCGGGATCTTGTCCAAGGTGCTGAATGTGCGCGGCGATATCATCCCGGCGACAACGCAGGTGATCACGCTGTTTGCCCGCATGGCAGACGGAACGATTGTCCGCGGGGAGTCCAACATTCCGAATATGAATAACCGGATCGATACCGTGTTTTACCAGGAAACGGTCAAAGCTTCGGAAAAGGCTGTCCATGCGATTCAGGAAGCGGATCTGATCGTTTACGGGATCGGCAGCATTTTCACCAGTATCCTGCCGAATCTGATCATTCCGGAAATTGCCGAAGCGATTCATCAATCGCACGCTTACGGCGTTTACCTGTGCAATGCGATGAGTCAGCCAGGGGAAACGGATGATTTTACGATGGAAGATCATGTCGACGCCCTGATTCGTCATGGCGCTAAAATTAATGAAGTACTGTTTGCCCAGGATCCGATACCAGAAACAATTTTAACCCGCTATGCGGCTGAGGGTGGAAGACCGGTTAAAATGGTTCAGGATCAGCATGCCTATCAGGTCACTCCGACGTCCCTACTGGATTTCAGCGATGAGCTCGTCCGCCATGATGCCGATAAAATCCGCCGCAGCATGCAGCAGCTGTTAGCGAAAATGAAGGAGTAAGTATGTCATTTACCACAGAAGTCAAATCCGAAATTGCTCAGAATGAGCTGAAAACCTGTTGCCAGAAGGCGGAACTTTCTGCTTTGGTGCAGCTGTGTTCCAGCCTGACGATTAACGCTCAGGGCATGTCGTTAATGATTAAGACGGAGAATGCCTCAACAGCGAAACGGATTCTTAAATTGTTGAAGGAAAACTATGCGGTTGAAAC belongs to Holdemania massiliensis and includes:
- a CDS encoding gluconeogenesis factor YvcK family protein codes for the protein MNNRPLKVVVIGGGHGQSVILRGIKFIQDIQISAIVTVADDGGSTGRLRRQFHIPAMGDIRAVLIALAESETLLKNLMEYRFEGEADPEQEDQGVMGHNLGNLILTALTQSCGSFLESIGILSKVLNVRGDIIPATTQVITLFARMADGTIVRGESNIPNMNNRIDTVFYQETVKASEKAVHAIQEADLIVYGIGSIFTSILPNLIIPEIAEAIHQSHAYGVYLCNAMSQPGETDDFTMEDHVDALIRHGAKINEVLFAQDPIPETILTRYAAEGGRPVKMVQDQHAYQVTPTSLLDFSDELVRHDADKIRRSMQQLLAKMKE